TTGTCCCCCAGCACCGTGCCTATCGACCCGTCGGTTCCAGGCGGATACAGGGAACTGGCCGTCGGCCCGTCCTTGCAGAGACGTGGATCGGTCAACAGGCGCCGCGCCTCGTCGTATCGCGTGACGAGCCATACCGGCACCCCACCCCACATCTCGACCCGCTGCACGGGCCCACGGCGACGCAATTGTCCGTACACCGGGTGCGGGTTCTGGACGAACGAATTTCCCAACCGCAGCATCTGTTTCGTTCCCATCTACGATCATGTCGGACGCGATCGCGGCGTCGCTGTCCTGAGCGTGATCAAACGGGTACGCGGTTGCCAGGCCGAACTTCTCCTAGGTTGACACCGGCGGGGCGTGGCTCAGCGTTGAGCCATCAAGCGCTGCAGCGACTCGGCGGACGGTGAGCACGGTTCGGCCCAGTAGGCGACCATGATGTACTCGGTGCCCCGTAAGCTCAGGTGCTGGAAGTGCAGATCGAGCGGCCCGACCTCCGGGTGGTTGATCAGCAGGAGCCCGCGGGTGTGCTGCTTCACATCGTAGGAGGCCCACAGCGCCCGGAATCGTGCGCTCTCGCGGTTCAATTCGTCGATGAGCGCGGCCAGACCGGGGTTGGGATGGTGTCCCGCGAAATCCCGCAACCACCGAACGGCCCACGCGGTCAACCCTTCCCAGTTGCGGTAGAACTCGCTTGAGCTGTCTTCGAGGAACAGGCTGCGCAGTGGGTTGCCGCCGCGGGCAAAACTCGGGGACAGGCTCGCGGCAAGCGGATTCGCCATTGTCACCGTCGCCGTGGCGTCATGGACGTGCGCCGGGGAATGCGGCCATCCGTCGATCAGGTTCTGCAGCGCGGGATTCAGCGACCGGCCGGCCTCCTCCACCCGTCGGCCCGGCGACCTTCCCGCAACGAGATTGCGCATGTAGGCCGTCGCGTCGGGGCCCAGTCGAAGCGCCCGTGCGAGTGCGTCCAGCACCTGATCGGACGGACGCTCACGCCCCTGCTCGATGCGGTGGTAGTAATCCGTGCTGATACCGGCCAGTGTGGCCACCTCTTCGCGACGCAGCCCGACCACGCGCCGGCGGCGCCCACGCGTCAGTCCGACATCGTCGGGCTGGAGCTTTTCCCGATGTGTGCGCAGAAACTCCGCCAACGGATCATTTCGGCGCGCCACTCCCACAGTGTATTCACAGCTACCGGGATTGACCAGGCAAAAGGAGTGGTCGCGACCGCACGAGGGACACGTCGGTGAGAACTACTTTCTTACCTCGCGCGGCCCATTTTCTCGGCCCGAGGGTGGTCTGCTTTCACCTAGGAACTTCTCGGCCTTTTCCTTTGCCGCCCAGACACATTGACTGTGTGGTATCTGCGGTCGCTCGCGCCGGCATCACACACCGGTGACGCGACGGCCCGCGTATCGAGGTCAACCGCCCCATCAGGAGAATCAACGATGCCGCCATTCGATCGCCGATCGAACTCAGATCGAGGTGAAGTATTCGCCAGAACCGACGAGGTCGCCACCCGAGAGTCAGCCACCGTCGTGGACGCCTTCGCCTCGGTTGTCCGCCGGCTCGGCGATGCCGTCGCGATCCGGGACGAACGTCTCGAGGCCGCCTACACGTGGCGCGACTACGCCGCGACCGCGCTGCGTGCGGCCGAGAACCTGAGATCCGCCGGTCTCCGCCGTGGCGAAACCGTCGGTCTGATGCTCACCAACCGGCCCGAGTTCCACATCGCCGACATGGCCGTCCTGCTGGCCGGTGCCACGCCCTTCTCGCTGTATCAGACCGCGGCGCCCGAACAACTCGCCGAGATCCTCGGCAATACGCGGTGCCGCACCGTGATCACCGAACCACGGTTCGTGCGGGCTCTGCGCGCCGCAGTGGAAATCGGGGATCTGCCTGTGGGGACCATCATCGCCGTCGGCACGCCGTCGTGGACAGACCTCATCAGCGGTCAGGAACGCGACCCGCGCGACATCTCAGAAGCGCTCGAGGCGTGCCAAATCGATCCGTCGGACATCGCGACACTGATCTACACGTCAGGAACCACCGGGGCGCCCAAAGGCGTTGAGTTGATGCACCGCAACGTCATGAGCATCACCCGGGAAGTCGTCGGCCACATCGGGATGCGCCGGGACATCTGGTCGATCTCCTACCTGCCGATGGCGCACATCGCCGAGCGGGTGTCCACCCACTACGCGCACATCCTGGCCGGTTTCACCGTCGTCTGCTGCCCCGATGCGACGCGACTGGTCTGCCTGCTCGGCGAGGTGCAACCTGAGGTCTTCTTCGCACCGCCACGCATCTGGGAGAAGCTCAGAGCAATCACCGCAGACGATTTCGCGGCCGGCGTCGACAGACTGCGGATCCGGCGCACCGTCGGCCTTGCCCGCATCGAGGTCGCGCTCAGCGGTGCGGCGCCCTGCCCGACCGGCGTCGTCGAGTACTTCCACGAGATCGGCGTTCCGCTCCGCGAGACCTACGGCATGTCCGAGACCGCGGGTCCCGTCATGATCGCCGACGTCGGCGACCTCGGATCCGTGGGAAGGCCACTGCCGGGCAATGAGGTTCGCCTCGCCGACGATGGCGAACTGCTGGTGCGGGGGCCGTCGGTGATGGCCGGGTACCGCGACCGCCCCGACGCGACCGCAGAAGCGCTCGACACTCAGGGCTGGCTGCACACCGGGGACATCGCGCGCATCGACGCCCGCGGGCGGGTCTGGATCGTGGGCCGGAAAAAGGATCTCATCATCAACTCCGG
This genomic window from Mycolicibacterium goodii contains:
- a CDS encoding helix-turn-helix domain-containing protein is translated as MARRNDPLAEFLRTHREKLQPDDVGLTRGRRRRVVGLRREEVATLAGISTDYYHRIEQGRERPSDQVLDALARALRLGPDATAYMRNLVAGRSPGRRVEEAGRSLNPALQNLIDGWPHSPAHVHDATATVTMANPLAASLSPSFARGGNPLRSLFLEDSSSEFYRNWEGLTAWAVRWLRDFAGHHPNPGLAALIDELNRESARFRALWASYDVKQHTRGLLLINHPEVGPLDLHFQHLSLRGTEYIMVAYWAEPCSPSAESLQRLMAQR
- a CDS encoding AMP-dependent synthetase/ligase — encoded protein: MPPFDRRSNSDRGEVFARTDEVATRESATVVDAFASVVRRLGDAVAIRDERLEAAYTWRDYAATALRAAENLRSAGLRRGETVGLMLTNRPEFHIADMAVLLAGATPFSLYQTAAPEQLAEILGNTRCRTVITEPRFVRALRAAVEIGDLPVGTIIAVGTPSWTDLISGQERDPRDISEALEACQIDPSDIATLIYTSGTTGAPKGVELMHRNVMSITREVVGHIGMRRDIWSISYLPMAHIAERVSTHYAHILAGFTVVCCPDATRLVCLLGEVQPEVFFAPPRIWEKLRAITADDFAAGVDRLRIRRTVGLARIEVALSGAAPCPTGVVEYFHEIGVPLRETYGMSETAGPVMIADVGDLGSVGRPLPGNEVRLADDGELLVRGPSVMAGYRDRPDATAEALDTQGWLHTGDIARIDARGRVWIVGRKKDLIINSGGKNMSPANIEARLREFGSPLIDHACVIGDGRPYNVALLVVDPAQAENFSTAEQLAIAVGAHVDQANLRLSRVEQIKRFAVLTTQWLPGSDELTPTMKLKRSQIQAKYAAEIEELYASAHIQAVP